The following is a genomic window from Serratia ficaria.
GCGAAGCGCCTGCATGAGTTCGGCGGCGACATCACCAAGTTCAAAGTGGTGAAGGTGCGCCCTTCCATTCTGGAACAGATCGCCATCGCCAAAACCGAACCGGGCGATGAGAACAACCAGGACATCTCCGCGCTGGTCGGCAAGGTGGATATTCGCAAGCTGGAAAACCACGCGCAAAACGATCCCGACGCCTACGGATACTCCGGCGCCCTGTGCCGGGCCAACCAGGGGATCATGGAGTTCGTGGAGATGTTCAAGGCGCCGATCAAGGTGCTGCATCCGCTGTTGACCGCCACTCAGGAAGGCAACTACAACGGTACCGAAGGCATCTCCGCCCTGCCGTTCAGCGGCATTATTCTGGCGCACTCCAACGAATCGGAATGGGTCACCTTCCGCAACAACAAGAACAACGAGGCGTTCCTCGACCGCGTCTACATCGTCAAGGTGCCTTACTGCCTGCGGGTGTCGGAAGAGATCAAGATCTACGACAAACTGCTGGACCACAGTGAGCTGACCCATGCGCCATGCGCCCCGGGCACGCTGGAAACGCTGGCGCGCTTTACCGTGCTGTCGCGGCTGAAAGAGCCGGAAAACTCCAGCATCTACTCGAAGATGCGGGTCTATGACGGCGAAAGCCTGAAAGACACCGATCCGAAGGCCAAGTCGTATCAGGAATACCGCGACTATGCCGGGGTTGATGAAGGCATGAACGGCCTCTCCACGCGCTTCGCCTTCAAGATTTTGTCGCGGGTGTTCAACTTCGATCACGCCGAGGTGGCGGCTAACCCGGTACACCTGTTCTACGTGCTGGAACAGCAGATCGAGCGCGAGCAGTTCCCGCAGGATCAGGCGGAGAAATACCTGGAGCACCTGAAAGGCTATCTGATCCCGAAATACGCCGAGTTTATCGGTAAAGAGATCCAGACCGCCTACCTGGAATCCTACTCGGAATACGGTCAGAACATTTTTGACCGCTACGTGACCTATGCGGACTTCTGGATCCAGGATCAGGAGTACCGTGATCCGGATACCGGTCAACTGTTCGACCGCGAATCCCTCAACGCGGAACTGGAGAAAATAGAGAAACCGGCCGGCATCAGCAACCCGAAAGATTTCCGCAACGAAATCGTCAACTTCGTGCTGCGCGCCCGCGCCAACAACAGCGGCCGCAACCCTAACTGGACCAGCTACGAGAAGCTGCGCACGGTGATCGAGAAGAAAATGTTCTCCAACACCGAAGAGCTGCTGCCGGTGATTTCCTTTAACGCCAAGACCTCGACGGATGAGCAGAAAAAGCACGACGATTTCGTCGATCGCATGATGGAGAAAGGCTATACCCGCAAACAGGTTCGCCTGCTGTGCGAATGGTATCTGCGGGTCAGAAAATCCTCATAACGCCATAGCGAGTCGGCATTATCAGGGCCATGTCCAACGTTTTTACGCTGCGGCGGGGTCCAGGGACGGACCGGACCATTGCGCCGCCGCGTAAAGGACATGAAGAGTTGGCAACGTCGTTTGGGGGAAGTATGGCCTATTTCATTGATCGACGGCTTAACGGCAAAAACAAGAGCATGGTGAACCGCCAGCGCTTCTTGCGCCGTTACAAGTCGCAAATCAAACAGTCGATTGCCGAAGCCATCAACAAGCGTTCGGTCACCGACGTAGACAGCGGGGAGTCGGTTTCGATCCCCACGGACGATATCAACGAACCGATGTTCCATCAGGGGCGCGGCGGCACGCGCCACCGTGTGCATCCGGGCAACGATCACTTCGTGCAAAATGACCGCGTCGAACGCCCGCAGGGCGGCGGTGGCGGCGGCGGCGGCCAGGGCAACGCCAGCCAGGACGGCGAAGGCGAAGACGAATTTGTCTTCCAGATCTCCAAGGATGAATATCTCGACCTGCTGTTTGAAGACCTGGCGCTGCCCAACCTGAAAAAAAATCAGTACAAGCAGCTGACGGAGTTTAAAACTCACCGCGCCGGCTACACCGCCAACGGCGTGCCGGCCAACATCAGCGTCGTGCGTTCGTTGCAGAACTCGCTGGCGCGGCGCACCGCCATGACCGCCGGGAAAAGGCGCGCCCTGCACGAGCTGGAGGATGAGCTCAGCCAGTTGGAAAACACCGAGCCGGTGCAGCTGCTGGAGGAGGAACGGCTGCGCAAAGAGATCGCCGAGCTGCGCAAGAAAA
Proteins encoded in this region:
- the yeaG gene encoding protein kinase YeaG, with the protein product MNIFDHYRQRYEAAKDEEFTLQEFLTICRQDRSAYANAAERLLMAIGEPVMVDTALESRMSRLFSNRVIARYPAFEEFYGMEEAIEQIVSYLRHAAQGLEEKKQILYLLGPVGGGKSSLAERLKALMQRVPIYTLSANGERSPVNDHPLCLFNPQEDASILEKEYNIPNRYLGTIMSPWAAKRLHEFGGDITKFKVVKVRPSILEQIAIAKTEPGDENNQDISALVGKVDIRKLENHAQNDPDAYGYSGALCRANQGIMEFVEMFKAPIKVLHPLLTATQEGNYNGTEGISALPFSGIILAHSNESEWVTFRNNKNNEAFLDRVYIVKVPYCLRVSEEIKIYDKLLDHSELTHAPCAPGTLETLARFTVLSRLKEPENSSIYSKMRVYDGESLKDTDPKAKSYQEYRDYAGVDEGMNGLSTRFAFKILSRVFNFDHAEVAANPVHLFYVLEQQIEREQFPQDQAEKYLEHLKGYLIPKYAEFIGKEIQTAYLESYSEYGQNIFDRYVTYADFWIQDQEYRDPDTGQLFDRESLNAELEKIEKPAGISNPKDFRNEIVNFVLRARANNSGRNPNWTSYEKLRTVIEKKMFSNTEELLPVISFNAKTSTDEQKKHDDFVDRMMEKGYTRKQVRLLCEWYLRVRKSS
- a CDS encoding YeaH/YhbH family protein, which gives rise to MAYFIDRRLNGKNKSMVNRQRFLRRYKSQIKQSIAEAINKRSVTDVDSGESVSIPTDDINEPMFHQGRGGTRHRVHPGNDHFVQNDRVERPQGGGGGGGGQGNASQDGEGEDEFVFQISKDEYLDLLFEDLALPNLKKNQYKQLTEFKTHRAGYTANGVPANISVVRSLQNSLARRTAMTAGKRRALHELEDELSQLENTEPVQLLEEERLRKEIAELRKKIESVPFIDTFDLRYKNYERRPEPSSQAVMFCLMDVSGSMDQATKDMAKRFYILLYLFLSRTYKNVEVVYIRHHTQAKEVDEQEFFYSQETGGTIVSSALKLMNDVVEERYDPAQWNIYAAQASDGDNWADDSPLCHELLAKKILPMVRYYSYIEITRRAHQTLWREYEDLQAKFDNFAMQHIREPDDIYPVFRELFHKQTA